The following are encoded together in the uncultured Methanobrevibacter sp. genome:
- the rbr gene encoding rubrerythrin, whose amino-acid sequence MADLKGSKTEANLQAAFAGESQAHTKYQYFAAKAKEEGYVQIHDIFMETSKNEREHAKIWYKLLHDEEIPDTIENLNAAADGENEEWTSMYKEFAETAKEEGFAKIAFLFEKVGAIEKEHEERYRTLLANVEAESVFKKEEEIEWKCENCGFIFKGSQAPEMCPVCGVPKAHFEERATNFK is encoded by the coding sequence ATGGCAGATTTAAAAGGTTCAAAAACTGAAGCAAACTTACAAGCAGCTTTTGCTGGTGAGTCCCAAGCACATACTAAATACCAATACTTTGCTGCAAAAGCAAAAGAAGAAGGATATGTTCAAATCCATGATATTTTCATGGAAACTTCCAAAAACGAAAGAGAACATGCAAAAATCTGGTATAAATTGTTACATGATGAAGAAATTCCTGACACAATTGAAAACTTAAATGCAGCAGCAGACGGTGAAAACGAAGAATGGACTTCCATGTACAAAGAATTCGCAGAAACTGCTAAAGAAGAAGGATTCGCAAAAATTGCATTCTTATTTGAAAAAGTAGGTGCAATCGAAAAAGAACATGAAGAAAGATACAGAACTTTACTTGCAAATGTTGAAGCAGAATCCGTATTCAAAAAAGAAGAAGAAATTGAATGGAAATGTGAAAACTGTGGATTCATTTTCAAAGGTTCTCAAGCACCTGAAATGTGTCCTGTTTGCGGAGTTCCAAAAGCACACTTCGAAGAAAGAGCTACTAACTTCAAATAA
- the mch gene encoding methenyltetrahydromethanopterin cyclohydrolase, with translation MVSVNVEAKKTVDVMIEKADELNIAVETLDNGATVIDCGVNVDGSFKAGELYTKVCLGGLADVGISIPGDLSEKFALPSVKIKTDSPSISTLGSQKAGWSVSVGDFFALGSGPARAIALKPAETYEEIGYDDKGADLAILTLEADVLPGDDVAQYIADECDVDVKNVYLLVAPTSSLVGSIQISGRVVENGTYKMLEFIKFDVTKVKHAAGIAPIAPVDPDGLKAMGKTNDAVLFGGRTYYYVESEEGDDIANVAAQLPSSAADGYGKPFFDVFKEAGFDFYQIDKGMFAPAEVVINDLTTGKIYKEGFVNADLLKKSFGVDE, from the coding sequence ATGGTAAGTGTAAACGTAGAAGCTAAAAAAACCGTAGATGTAATGATTGAAAAAGCAGATGAATTGAACATTGCTGTAGAAACTTTAGACAATGGTGCTACTGTTATTGACTGTGGTGTAAATGTTGATGGAAGTTTCAAAGCAGGAGAACTTTATACTAAAGTTTGTCTTGGTGGACTTGCAGATGTTGGAATTTCAATTCCTGGAGATTTATCTGAAAAATTCGCACTTCCTTCTGTAAAAATCAAAACTGACTCACCTTCTATTTCAACCTTAGGTTCACAAAAAGCAGGTTGGTCTGTATCTGTAGGAGACTTTTTTGCATTAGGTTCTGGTCCTGCTAGAGCTATTGCATTAAAACCTGCAGAAACCTATGAAGAAATAGGATATGATGATAAAGGTGCAGATTTAGCAATCTTAACTTTAGAAGCTGATGTATTGCCTGGCGATGATGTGGCTCAATACATTGCTGATGAATGTGATGTCGATGTTAAAAATGTCTACTTGCTTGTAGCTCCTACTTCTTCTTTAGTCGGATCTATTCAAATTTCCGGAAGAGTTGTTGAAAACGGAACTTACAAAATGTTGGAATTCATTAAATTCGATGTAACCAAAGTAAAACATGCTGCAGGTATTGCACCAATCGCACCTGTTGACCCAGACGGACTTAAAGCTATGGGTAAAACCAATGATGCAGTATTGTTCGGTGGAAGAACCTACTACTATGTAGAATCTGAAGAAGGCGATGATATTGCTAATGTAGCAGCTCAATTACCATCTTCCGCTGCTGATGGATATGGTAAACCGTTCTTCGATGTATTTAAAGAAGCAGGATTTGATTTCTACCAAATTGATAAAGGAATGTTCGCTCCTGCAGAAGTAGTAATCAATGATTTAACTACTGGTAAAATTTACAAAGAAGGATTTGTTAATGCAGATTTACTTAAAAAATCCTTCGGTGTCGATGAATAG
- a CDS encoding nitroreductase family protein encodes MSLIFKRKSVRKYRDERVPDELIENLLKAAMQAPSACNAQPWEFIVVSKKEDKKAISKMHKFATPAREASHLIITLGNLNESKVHGMIEQDLGACNENILLQATHEGLGAVWLGFHPIEDRTLKLKEYLNIPDYCIPFSVICVGWPERDGEVKIRYDKSKVHFDRF; translated from the coding sequence ATGAGCTTAATATTCAAGAGAAAAAGTGTACGAAAATACAGGGATGAAAGAGTTCCTGATGAGTTAATTGAAAATCTGCTTAAGGCAGCTATGCAAGCGCCGTCCGCCTGCAATGCGCAGCCTTGGGAATTCATTGTCGTATCAAAAAAGGAGGACAAGAAGGCAATTTCAAAAATGCATAAATTCGCAACTCCTGCCCGTGAAGCATCACATTTAATCATTACTCTTGGAAATCTTAATGAATCCAAAGTTCATGGGATGATAGAACAGGACCTTGGAGCATGCAATGAAAACATTTTGCTTCAAGCAACACATGAAGGGTTGGGTGCAGTTTGGCTTGGCTTTCACCCGATTGAAGATAGGACCCTAAAGCTAAAGGAATATCTGAATATTCCGGATTACTGCATTCCTTTTTCTGTAATATGTGTCGGATGGCCTGAAAGAGATGGTGAGGTAAAGATTCGCTATGACAAATCCAAAGTCCACTTTGACAGATTTTAA
- a CDS encoding DUF4013 domain-containing protein, whose product MGLGDILSKSISYPFSDLTKFLIVGLIFVISDMDGIFYGLFGPNSFMAIIGIIIAIVFSVILSGYSIDVIKRGIDNSNEIPDFDFANNFVDGIKVLIIGLVYFIIPIIITLVLLFMFGAIGAGLDKMAGSLGIWAVFAVIIFIIFGIFAIIAEARFAISRSIGDALSIGEVFADVKRIGILNIILFLIVVSILLIVLALILSVVAIIPVIGIVIVDLILGGFALLFVNYGVGLIYSE is encoded by the coding sequence ATGGGCTTGGGTGATATTTTATCAAAGTCGATATCTTATCCGTTTTCTGATTTAACAAAATTTTTGATTGTAGGTCTTATTTTTGTTATTTCTGATATGGATGGGATTTTCTACGGATTATTTGGACCAAATTCATTTATGGCCATCATTGGAATAATAATTGCTATAGTATTTTCAGTTATTTTGAGCGGTTATTCAATTGATGTGATTAAAAGAGGAATTGATAACTCTAATGAAATTCCTGATTTTGATTTTGCAAATAATTTTGTAGACGGTATTAAAGTATTAATTATCGGATTGGTTTACTTCATTATTCCAATTATCATTACTCTTGTTCTTTTATTCATGTTTGGTGCAATTGGAGCAGGATTGGATAAAATGGCAGGATCTTTAGGAATTTGGGCAGTTTTCGCAGTAATTATATTTATCATATTTGGAATATTTGCAATAATTGCTGAAGCAAGATTTGCTATATCACGCAGTATCGGCGATGCATTAAGCATTGGAGAAGTATTTGCGGACGTAAAAAGAATTGGAATATTGAACATTATCTTGTTCCTAATTGTTGTATCCATTCTTTTGATTGTTTTAGCTTTAATTTTATCAGTAGTAGCAATCATTCCGGTCATTGGTATAGTGATAGTTGACCTTATTCTTGGCGGTTTTGCCCTGTTATTTGTCAATTATGGTGTAGGTTTAATATATTCAGAATAG
- the rbr gene encoding rubrerythrin yields the protein MADLKGTKTEENLKAALAGESQARVKYEFYASQAKKDGYVEIKEIFQESSDNEKEHAKIWFKLLNGGKVPDTESNLADAAAGENFEWTSMYKEFAETAREEGFDDIADLFDAAGATEKAHEDRYNALADKIKAGTVFKKDEEIAWKCNNCGYIHYGKEAPEVCPLCDHPQAHFRKQDTSYI from the coding sequence ATGGCAGATTTAAAAGGAACAAAAACCGAAGAAAATTTAAAAGCAGCACTTGCCGGTGAATCACAAGCACGTGTAAAATATGAATTTTATGCTTCTCAAGCTAAAAAGGACGGTTATGTGGAAATAAAAGAGATTTTCCAAGAATCATCTGACAATGAAAAAGAACATGCAAAAATCTGGTTCAAATTATTGAACGGCGGCAAAGTCCCTGACACTGAAAGCAATCTCGCAGATGCTGCAGCAGGTGAAAACTTCGAATGGACTTCAATGTATAAGGAATTCGCTGAAACTGCTCGTGAAGAAGGCTTTGATGATATAGCAGATTTGTTTGATGCTGCAGGTGCCACTGAAAAGGCACACGAAGACAGATACAATGCATTAGCTGACAAAATCAAAGCAGGCACTGTATTTAAAAAGGACGAAGAAATCGCATGGAAATGTAACAATTGTGGATACATCCATTATGGTAAGGAAGCTCCTGAAGTTTGCCCATTATGTGATCACCCACAAGCACACTTCAGAAAACAGGATACTAGTTACATCTAG
- a CDS encoding nicotinate phosphoribosyltransferase: protein MIENNICLLTDSYKVTHHYFYPKGTEKIYSYLESRVGAEFNKTIFYGLQYIIKKYLKGSVVTQEKIDEADKLISAHIGEGIFNKDGWEYILDEYDGKLPIEIKAVAEGTPVDVSNVLMTVENTDRKSYWLVNYLESLLLQVWYPSTVATLSAEVRKLSNFYLDVTGSQKDNLDFMLHDFGYRGATSTESSMLCGSAHLLSFSGTDTIPALTIPENYYNDSNLYGFSVQATEHSVMTSLGPEGEFDQIMNVIDNAREGILSIVIDSYDYRNFLIEAGKSGSELNETILNFLDGEGNKVVFRPDSGEPVSTTIDCLNLLSQGFGSHLTDKGYKVFDLNIGLLWGDGLNYHKIRDILFAMKSNGWAAQNIIFGMGGGLHSSLTRDTQRNAFKCSAQLRDGVWHDIFKNPLDSSKKSKTGRFKLINENNSFKTVSIDSDGEDYLQTVFKNGDLLIEDTFGEIKSRALMYSNFGR from the coding sequence ATGATTGAAAACAACATTTGTCTTTTAACTGATAGTTATAAAGTAACTCATCACTATTTTTACCCAAAAGGCACTGAAAAGATTTATTCATACCTTGAAAGCAGGGTAGGTGCTGAGTTCAATAAAACAATTTTTTACGGACTCCAGTATATAATTAAAAAGTATTTAAAAGGCTCTGTAGTAACTCAGGAAAAAATTGATGAAGCGGATAAACTCATATCAGCCCATATAGGGGAAGGCATTTTCAACAAGGATGGCTGGGAGTATATCCTTGATGAATATGATGGTAAACTTCCTATTGAAATCAAGGCAGTTGCTGAAGGAACACCTGTGGACGTCAGCAATGTTTTGATGACTGTTGAAAACACTGACAGGAAATCATACTGGCTGGTGAATTATCTTGAATCACTTCTGCTTCAGGTTTGGTATCCTTCAACTGTTGCAACACTATCTGCGGAAGTCAGAAAACTATCAAATTTTTATCTGGATGTTACAGGTTCTCAAAAGGATAATCTGGACTTCATGCTTCATGATTTCGGATATCGGGGAGCAACATCAACAGAATCATCAATGCTTTGCGGATCTGCCCATCTGCTCAGTTTTTCGGGTACCGACACTATTCCTGCATTGACAATTCCTGAAAATTATTATAACGATTCCAACTTATATGGATTTTCAGTTCAGGCAACAGAACACAGTGTCATGACTTCACTTGGTCCTGAAGGCGAATTTGACCAGATTATGAATGTTATAGATAATGCAAGGGAAGGAATCCTATCCATAGTAATTGACTCATATGATTATAGGAATTTTTTAATCGAAGCCGGAAAGTCAGGAAGTGAACTGAATGAGACCATCTTAAATTTCCTTGATGGTGAAGGCAATAAGGTTGTATTCAGACCGGATAGTGGAGAACCTGTTTCAACAACAATTGACTGTTTGAATCTGCTTTCACAGGGTTTCGGCTCCCATTTGACAGATAAAGGATACAAGGTTTTTGACTTGAACATTGGCCTTTTGTGGGGAGACGGCTTGAACTATCACAAAATTAGGGATATACTGTTTGCAATGAAATCCAACGGATGGGCCGCTCAAAATATTATCTTCGGTATGGGTGGCGGTCTTCACTCATCCCTAACCCGTGACACTCAAAGAAATGCATTCAAATGTTCAGCACAATTGAGGGACGGAGTATGGCATGACATATTTAAAAACCCTCTGGATTCAAGTAAAAAGTCAAAAACAGGAAGGTTTAAATTAATCAATGAAAACAATTCATTTAAAACAGTTTCAATAGACAGTGACGGTGAAGATTATCTTCAGACTGTATTTAAGAATGGTGATTTGTTGATTGAGGATACTTTTGGGGAAATTAAATCAAGAGCATTGATGTATTCAAATTTTGGCAGGTGA
- a CDS encoding right-handed parallel beta-helix repeat-containing protein has product MKGKKLIVIMAIVILMFTIQASCALENDNDFNLTQTNDVNTVNNQIVDNAISNQVNDVKDELNDSADIKNSISVSSKSSVLGASNENNVLGNSSNNKKMSDLQIILQNAQPGQNIFLNGSTYGGPFSKLSIPGGVTIYGGYNPTDGIKATFDFSEYDHLKYEEDTPRINIGANSKIIGVNFVNHYFYSNKTSNPVRGRGHLLAVNAAVSFYNCTFANNTVYMKSYIINYNSKNSNGATIENCVFSNNTASVIVNIPKTATNFIVKNSLFENNKGTCNNINNSNTNSLGLCLKVGGNGAVIDNNTFINNTNATHGAALCVNAENVTISNCHMENNSARYGAAIECHKGTMKVYNTTFIGNKAYGYSVWKKDRAGGGGAIAFIGPNNYIDNCTFINNFAEKFGGAIDIHTDKEGTETMVADYTTIVNCRFENNIAQNQSGGAIYIIGNYSNITNCKFTDNSAPVGGAIQIVGFNASIYDSKFVENKAIQGGAVYIEGHDATVDNSTFTNNTATHNLGSKISDNSSKVTSGGAVYVKSNNVNVFDTSFESNVAEGNYSTTGFTTGFGGALYLLGQNPNFVNVNLTQNDATLGGGVYIEGNNVDASNINLYNNTAVQGGAVYIKGDDISLDKITAKENNAIQGGAIYIQGQHTVVANSTFDDNLVTRDIDLIKPGAETLKTMGGGIYINGNNVAVMGNNTFRRNIASGSIDGGLGGAIAIEGGNTIIYDGQFTLNEAVRGGAIYVDGANATVKDMYFTTNNAVQGGSIFINGANTNITGNTFYDNNATHDLSFNSSSVINLNTKGGAIAVSGDYSTIVYNNFTYNAAIGTNPTGGLGGAIAVDGYHTNITDNIFNDNEAIMGGALYVDGTNTTIYNANFTYNRAIKGGAAYVNGVNTTVVNSQFKYNNATHNLTYNLNPIFDSVPAEGGAIDIVGNNTLLDNLLFSENNAIGVNPDGGLGGAVAVNGYDTKITDVSFDLNQAIKGGAVYVNGVLNSLNYTNFTSNSAIQGGAVFINAFNTTILGCELDNNTATHDLRFSVSTELDKLTTFGGGVAIQGDDVNIINSTFINNTAVAKYENGGLGGAVAVNGSDNFIFNSSFKDNEAIKGGAFYFEGGSTLIDESNFTYNHAIKGGSGYIAGENTVIKNSLFENNNATHDLKYDLPDVLKNSKTAGGAIYIVGHDINVTSSNFTDNHANAKYGNTSIGGGAFYIEGNNVNISDSTFDENTAVKGGAVYIAGNVTNIFDSNFTHNSVTNLTVMEGLGGAVFLENSHDGEFARCNFENNSASVNGGAIDWHEGATKGRILNCTFTNNTADANGGAVYWYGTNGTISGSNFTDNRALGIVNGTYLCE; this is encoded by the coding sequence ATGAAAGGCAAAAAGTTAATCGTGATAATGGCTATAGTTATTCTTATGTTTACTATTCAGGCGTCTTGTGCGCTTGAAAATGATAATGACTTTAATTTAACACAAACTAATGATGTTAATACAGTTAATAATCAAATAGTTGATAATGCAATTAGTAATCAAGTTAATGATGTAAAAGATGAGTTGAATGACTCTGCAGACATTAAAAACAGTATTAGCGTAAGCTCTAAAAGTAGTGTTTTGGGTGCTTCCAATGAGAATAATGTTTTAGGCAATTCTTCAAATAATAAGAAAATGAGTGATTTACAGATTATACTTCAGAATGCACAGCCAGGGCAAAATATTTTCCTGAATGGTTCGACATATGGCGGTCCTTTTTCAAAATTGTCTATACCAGGTGGTGTTACCATTTATGGAGGTTATAATCCTACTGATGGTATAAAGGCTACATTTGACTTTTCTGAATATGATCATCTAAAGTATGAAGAGGATACACCTAGGATTAATATTGGAGCAAATTCTAAAATTATTGGTGTTAATTTTGTAAATCATTATTTTTATTCCAATAAAACTTCTAATCCGGTACGTGGAAGAGGACATTTGCTTGCTGTTAATGCTGCAGTTTCATTTTATAATTGTACTTTTGCAAACAATACTGTTTATATGAAGTCATATATTATAAATTATAATTCTAAAAATTCTAATGGAGCTACTATAGAAAATTGTGTATTCTCCAATAATACTGCTTCAGTTATAGTAAATATCCCTAAGACTGCGACTAATTTCATAGTTAAGAATAGTCTGTTTGAAAACAATAAGGGAACTTGTAATAATATCAATAATTCTAATACAAATTCATTAGGTTTATGTTTAAAAGTTGGAGGTAATGGTGCTGTTATAGATAATAATACATTTATCAATAACACCAATGCAACACACGGTGCAGCTTTATGTGTAAATGCAGAAAATGTTACTATATCCAATTGTCATATGGAGAATAACTCTGCAAGATATGGTGCTGCTATTGAATGTCACAAGGGTACAATGAAAGTTTATAATACTACCTTCATAGGAAATAAAGCTTATGGATATAGTGTCTGGAAAAAGGATAGAGCTGGAGGTGGTGGTGCTATTGCTTTTATTGGACCTAATAATTACATAGATAACTGTACATTCATCAATAACTTCGCTGAAAAATTTGGTGGAGCTATAGATATTCATACAGATAAAGAAGGTACTGAAACTATGGTGGCCGATTATACTACAATTGTAAACTGTAGATTTGAAAATAATATTGCTCAAAATCAATCCGGTGGTGCAATATATATTATTGGTAATTATTCAAATATTACTAACTGTAAATTTACAGATAATTCTGCACCTGTTGGTGGAGCAATACAAATTGTAGGTTTCAATGCTAGTATATATGATTCAAAATTTGTTGAAAATAAGGCTATTCAAGGTGGTGCAGTTTATATTGAGGGTCATGATGCAACTGTAGACAACTCAACATTTACTAATAACACTGCAACTCATAATCTGGGAAGTAAAATTAGTGATAATTCTTCTAAAGTTACTTCCGGTGGTGCTGTGTATGTTAAAAGTAACAATGTAAACGTTTTTGATACTTCCTTTGAAAGTAATGTTGCTGAAGGTAATTATTCTACAACTGGTTTTACAACTGGTTTTGGTGGAGCTTTATACCTCTTAGGTCAAAATCCAAATTTTGTCAATGTTAATTTAACACAAAACGATGCTACATTAGGTGGTGGTGTTTATATTGAGGGTAACAATGTCGACGCTTCAAATATAAACCTGTACAATAACACTGCTGTTCAAGGTGGTGCTGTTTATATTAAAGGTGATGATATATCTCTTGATAAAATCACTGCAAAAGAAAACAATGCTATTCAAGGTGGTGCTATCTATATTCAAGGTCAACACACTGTGGTGGCTAATTCAACATTCGATGACAACCTTGTCACTCGTGATATTGATTTAATCAAACCTGGTGCTGAAACTCTTAAGACTATGGGTGGTGGTATCTATATCAATGGTAATAATGTGGCAGTAATGGGTAATAATACTTTCAGAAGAAATATTGCTTCAGGATCTATTGATGGTGGTCTTGGTGGTGCTATTGCTATAGAAGGTGGTAATACTATAATATATGATGGCCAATTTACTTTGAATGAAGCAGTTCGTGGTGGTGCTATATATGTTGATGGTGCTAATGCTACTGTAAAAGATATGTACTTCACAACAAACAATGCTGTTCAAGGTGGTTCAATATTCATTAACGGTGCTAATACTAACATTACTGGTAATACATTCTATGATAATAATGCAACACATGATTTATCTTTCAATTCTAGTTCAGTAATTAACTTAAATACTAAAGGTGGTGCTATTGCTGTTAGTGGTGATTATTCTACTATAGTTTATAATAACTTTACATATAATGCTGCTATAGGTACTAATCCTACTGGTGGTCTTGGTGGTGCTATTGCTGTTGATGGTTATCACACAAATATTACTGATAATATATTTAATGATAATGAAGCTATCATGGGTGGTGCACTATATGTAGATGGTACTAATACCACTATTTATAATGCTAACTTTACATATAATAGAGCTATTAAAGGTGGTGCAGCTTATGTTAATGGTGTTAACACAACTGTTGTAAATTCACAATTCAAGTACAATAATGCTACACATAACCTAACTTACAACTTAAATCCTATATTTGATAGTGTACCTGCTGAAGGGGGTGCTATTGATATTGTAGGTAACAACACCTTATTGGATAATTTATTATTCTCTGAAAACAATGCTATTGGAGTCAATCCTGATGGTGGTCTTGGTGGTGCTGTTGCTGTAAACGGTTATGATACTAAAATTACTGATGTCAGCTTTGATTTGAATCAGGCGATTAAAGGTGGGGCTGTATATGTTAATGGTGTTTTAAACTCCCTTAATTATACTAATTTCACATCCAATAGTGCGATTCAAGGTGGAGCAGTCTTTATTAATGCATTTAATACTACAATTTTAGGTTGTGAATTAGATAACAATACTGCAACTCATGATTTAAGATTTTCAGTAAGCACAGAATTAGACAAACTCACTACTTTCGGTGGTGGTGTTGCAATCCAAGGTGATGATGTTAATATAATTAATTCCACTTTCATCAATAATACTGCTGTTGCTAAATATGAAAACGGTGGTTTAGGTGGTGCTGTTGCTGTAAACGGTTCAGACAACTTCATATTCAATTCCTCATTTAAGGATAATGAAGCAATTAAAGGTGGTGCTTTCTACTTTGAAGGCGGATCTACTTTAATAGATGAATCAAATTTCACATACAATCACGCAATAAAAGGTGGATCTGGTTATATTGCTGGAGAGAATACTGTTATTAAAAATTCTCTATTTGAAAATAACAATGCAACTCATGACCTGAAATATGATTTGCCGGACGTTTTGAAAAATTCAAAAACTGCCGGTGGAGCGATTTACATTGTAGGACATGACATTAATGTAACTTCAAGTAATTTCACAGATAACCATGCTAATGCTAAATATGGAAATACTAGTATTGGTGGTGGTGCATTTTACATTGAAGGTAACAATGTTAATATTTCAGATTCCACATTTGATGAAAACACTGCTGTAAAAGGTGGTGCGGTATATATCGCAGGTAACGTAACCAATATTTTCGATAGTAATTTCACACACAATTCCGTAACCAATTTGACAGTTATGGAAGGATTGGGTGGAGCTGTATTTTTAGAAAATTCACATGATGGTGAGTTCGCTAGATGTAATTTTGAAAATAACTCCGCTTCAGTTAATGGTGGTGCTATCGATTGGCACGAAGGAGCTACTAAGGGTAGAATTTTAAATTGTACCTTCACAAATAACACTGCCGATGCTAATGGTGGTGCTGTTTACTGGTATGGTACTAATGGTACTATTAGCGGTTCAAATTTCACTGATAATCGTGCTTTGGGTATTGTAAATGGTACGTATCTTTGTGAATAA
- the bsh gene encoding choloylglycine hydrolase, protein MCTASNYITDKHYFGRNFDYEISYNERVTITPRNYEFKYRKIDDVKSHYAIIGIAAGIDEYPLYYDACNEKGLSIAGLNFEGNAVYNDCENNMINIAPFELIPYILSSASTVFEARKLLGEINLVDINFADELPLSPLHWMLSDNSGKSIVVEPLEDGLKIYDNPVGVLTNNPTFDKQLFTLNNYRNLSNRNPENTFGGSIDLDEYSRGMGAIGLPGDLSSSSRFAKVAFTRANSHSSGDEASSVGQFFHILGSVEQQNGCTFIDDPDLFEYTIYTSCYNTNDGILYYRTYNNSQITAVSLANEDLNSKDLINYLLISDEQIKFIN, encoded by the coding sequence ATGTGTACCGCAAGCAATTATATTACAGATAAGCATTATTTTGGACGCAATTTTGATTATGAGATTTCATATAATGAACGGGTAACAATAACTCCTCGAAATTATGAGTTCAAATACAGAAAAATCGATGACGTTAAAAGTCATTATGCCATAATCGGAATTGCCGCAGGCATTGATGAGTATCCCCTATATTATGATGCATGCAACGAAAAGGGATTGTCTATTGCAGGACTGAACTTTGAAGGTAATGCAGTATATAATGACTGTGAAAATAATATGATTAATATTGCCCCTTTTGAGTTGATTCCATATATACTAAGCAGTGCATCTACGGTGTTTGAAGCCCGAAAATTACTTGGTGAAATTAATCTTGTTGACATCAATTTTGCCGATGAACTTCCATTATCTCCACTTCATTGGATGTTGTCTGACAATAGCGGCAAATCCATTGTGGTTGAACCGTTGGAAGATGGATTGAAGATATATGACAATCCTGTAGGTGTCCTTACCAATAATCCTACTTTCGATAAACAGCTATTCACTTTAAATAATTATAGAAACTTATCCAATAGAAATCCTGAAAATACCTTTGGCGGAAGCATTGATTTGGATGAATATTCAAGGGGAATGGGTGCAATCGGTCTTCCGGGAGATTTGTCGTCATCTTCAAGATTTGCAAAGGTAGCATTTACACGGGCAAATTCACACTCTTCAGGAGATGAGGCAAGTAGTGTCGGCCAGTTTTTCCATATTCTCGGCTCTGTCGAGCAGCAGAACGGTTGTACATTCATCGATGATCCGGATTTGTTTGAATATACCATTTACACATCATGTTACAACACCAATGATGGGATTTTATATTACCGAACCTACAATAATTCGCAAATAACTGCCGTCAGTTTGGCCAATGAGGATTTGAATTCAAAGGATTTGATTAATTATCTGTTAATTAGTGATGAACAAATTAAATTCATTAATTAA